A single region of the Borrelia hermsii DAH genome encodes:
- a CDS encoding DNA topoisomerase IV subunit A produces the protein MDIKTLLKDNFLQYSSYVIKDRAIASVIDGFKPVQRRIIHSLFEMNDGNFHKVANVVGNAMKYHPHGDTSIYEALVNMANKDLFIEKQGNFGNLLTGDPASASRYIECRLTPLAFDVLYSKEITSYEPSYDGRNNEPLIFPAKIPVILIQGSEGIAVGMAAKILPHNFNEILSAVKSELLGESYELYPDFPTGGIVDVNEYADGNGKVLVRARIEPTDDNKAILIKELPFGETTESLIASIERAIRKNYIKVSSINDFTTENVEIELTLPRGVYASEVIEKLYHYTNCQVSISVNLLLLSERYPVIYTITDIIKFHAEHLQKVLKMELELEKSKILEKIFSKTLEQIFIEKKIYKILETISKESDVVGIVLSEILKYKDSLSRDIVLDDIENLLKIPIRKISMFDIDKNNKDIRTLSKELRSVESNIRSIRGYSINFVDKLLAKYSKIYHRKTEISLIKSKNVREIATKNMKVYLNLKAGFVGTSLIDGEFIGNASYYDKILIFKKNSYILKNIEDKTFIDKNNVNALIYDINNSKDQVFSIIYLSKTDNFYYVKRFKIDKFITDKVYKFLNDGDEFVDLALNPGFVEFSNSRDVVKMINIDDFMIKSRISVGKRIASSTIKKVKFK, from the coding sequence ATGATGGTAATTTCCATAAGGTTGCAAATGTTGTTGGAAATGCAATGAAATACCATCCCCATGGAGACACCTCAATTTATGAAGCACTTGTTAATATGGCAAATAAGGATTTATTTATTGAAAAACAAGGAAATTTTGGTAATCTTTTAACGGGTGACCCCGCTTCTGCATCGCGTTATATTGAATGTCGATTAACTCCCCTGGCATTTGATGTGCTTTATAGCAAGGAAATAACATCTTATGAGCCTTCTTATGATGGCCGTAATAATGAACCTTTGATTTTTCCTGCTAAAATTCCTGTAATACTTATTCAGGGAAGTGAAGGAATTGCTGTTGGAATGGCTGCTAAAATTCTTCCTCATAACTTTAATGAGATTTTAAGTGCCGTTAAGAGTGAATTGCTTGGGGAGTCTTATGAGCTTTATCCTGATTTCCCAACAGGTGGGATAGTTGATGTTAATGAGTATGCTGATGGAAATGGTAAAGTTTTGGTTCGTGCAAGAATTGAGCCTACAGATGATAATAAGGCCATTTTAATAAAAGAATTGCCATTTGGAGAAACCACTGAAAGTTTGATAGCTTCAATTGAGAGAGCTATTCGAAAAAATTATATTAAGGTCTCAAGTATTAACGATTTTACTACCGAGAATGTAGAGATTGAATTAACTCTTCCAAGAGGAGTTTATGCAAGTGAAGTTATTGAAAAACTGTATCATTATACGAATTGTCAAGTTTCTATTTCTGTTAATTTGCTTTTACTGAGCGAGAGATATCCTGTTATCTATACTATCACAGATATTATCAAGTTCCATGCTGAGCATTTGCAAAAGGTTTTAAAGATGGAACTTGAACTAGAAAAAAGTAAAATACTTGAAAAAATATTCTCTAAAACCTTGGAGCAAATATTTATTGAAAAGAAGATTTATAAAATTCTTGAGACTATTTCTAAAGAATCTGATGTTGTTGGTATTGTGCTTAGTGAAATTTTAAAGTATAAAGATAGCTTGTCTAGAGATATTGTTTTAGATGATATTGAAAATTTACTTAAAATTCCTATTAGAAAAATAAGTATGTTTGATATTGATAAGAACAATAAAGATATCAGGACTTTAAGCAAAGAATTACGAAGTGTAGAGAGTAATATTAGGTCAATTAGAGGTTATTCAATAAATTTTGTTGATAAACTTCTTGCAAAATATTCTAAAATTTATCATAGGAAGACGGAAATATCTCTTATTAAGTCAAAAAATGTTAGAGAAATAGCTACTAAAAATATGAAAGTTTATTTAAACTTAAAGGCAGGTTTTGTTGGGACTAGTCTTATTGATGGCGAGTTTATTGGAAATGCTAGCTATTATGATAAAATACTGATATTTAAAAAGAATTCTTATATTTTGAAAAATATTGAGGATAAAACCTTTATTGATAAGAATAATGTGAATGCCTTAATTTATGATATAAATAATTCTAAAGATCAAGTGTTTTCTATAATTTATCTAAGTAAAACTGATAATTTTTATTATGTTAAGAGATTTAAGATAGATAAGTTCATCACGGATAAGGTGTATAAATTTTTAAATGATGGGGATGAATTTGTAGACTTGGCTTTAAATCCAGGATTTGTAGAATTTTCTAATAGTAGAGATGTGGTTAAAATGATTAATATTGATGATTTTATGATCAAATCACGAATTTCTGTTGGGAAGAGGATTGCAAGCAGTACTATTAAGAAAGTTAAGTTTAAATAG